A window of Loxodonta africana isolate mLoxAfr1 chromosome 3, mLoxAfr1.hap2, whole genome shotgun sequence genomic DNA:
ttgctgcaGCTGTTACTTTGGGGAAGGTGAGAATGAATGATAGTGTATAAGTTGTATATTGCTGCATCACGTTACCCCAAAGCTTAAaattataaacatttattatctcatgctTTCTGTGGATCAGGAATCAGAGAGTGGTTTACCTGGGTAACTCTGGCTTaaggtctctcatgaggttgaAGTCAAACAACCAGGAGTGCAGTGTTATCAGAACACTCGATTGACTAAGGACCTACTTCTAAGCTCTTTTATGTAGCGGCCTATGGTGGGAGGAGAGTGGTGGGTGGGCAGGTAGAGTGTGTGCCCTGGGCACTGATGGAGGCAGGGTgccaatgagcagtttctattggccatcacagtttcTACTGCTAGTTGTTAGAGATCtttcagcaatttaacactaattgccctagacgctattttccatagataggaccctgctggtatgtgctTGCTGGCAGGATTCAGATTTTCGCTGGTTGTTGAATTGAGGGTCTCAGTTCTCCAGAGGCCTCCCATAGTTCCTTGACACATGGGCCTTTCCATAGGGCAGTCCACAACATGGAAGCTAGTTTCCTCCACAGTTCGTGAtccaacatagagaaaacaccCAACACAGAAGTCATGGTCTTTTTATAACCTAACCTTGGAAGTGACATAACACTTCTTTCATATTCTATTCATTAAAAGAGTCAGTCCACACCTAAAGGAAGAGAAAGTAGTTtgggatatatttttaaaaccaacGCAGATGGTGATGAGTAAGTATGTACTTGGCATAAAGAAGCCTCATGGATGGACAAAGCATAGCTGGCTTTGCTTGCTATATGGAAACGCTATTACTTCTCATCTGAGAGAAGAAGAGGGATATGGGGCTCTTGTTAGAAAAACAGAAGTTATTACAGGGGCTGGGATGTTCAGTCTGATGCTTCTCAAGGCGTTTGGGCCACATGAAAGAAAATATGAACTATTAGAAGGAGCTTGGACTGAAATTTAGAGAACCAGTTTTTCCCAAACTAATTGAATTAGCTTTGTGAAATTGCagaacttctctgaacctcagtttcctcattttcaaaATGGGGAAAAAGGCAACATCTATCTTGTAAAGAGTTGTTAGGGAGATTGGGTAAACCAATTAAAAGAGAAATGTACTTGTGGTGTGTAAAATATTATGAGCCCATTTTTAttatcagtgaaaaaaaaaagcttaagtgTTTTGGTAATCCACCAGCCTCCCTCTcccatttttttctattactgCAACTAAGGGGTACCTCATCTTCTCAAGGTTGAGATACTCATTTCTCTATCATATCACTATTAGTAATAAGTTATTCAAAACCTCACTCTCTGGCTAAATGGGCTATTTTGCTCCAAGTTCATATACTGACAAGATTACAAATTAAAAACAAGGAAATAATTTGATCACAGGGTAAAATTCATGGCTTACTTTTCCATCTTCCTAATTCATGTTGTACTGGCTGAAGCTCTCCGTCTCTAGCTATTGAAGACTCTAATCTGTTCGTAGTTCCCTCTCCCTAGGTGTTCTGTTCCCATTCTTTGTCCAGGGTGAGCATTTCTTGAAAAACCCTGGTATCTAAGGAAATAGGAATTCATACTATTTTTCCATTTCCTACTATTAAGCAAAGCTATCTCAATTCAAGACTTCATAGTGCTTCTGTACTATGCCTTCCTTGATTCAATTAGTCATAGTTCTCTAATTTATTTTACAGACCTTTAGTTTTTGTTAAATTTGCCTTCCTATCTTATGATGATTAAGACCTCCTGTTCTCTTGTGGGTCTTATGAGGAAATAAGTCAGTGGTAAGTAATTCCATTATCCTGATGTCGTTGCCATGGGGAGACAAACAGTTGGGGGGTTGTCCCTGAACTGGCACACCAGAGGGGCAAAAAGGGAGCAGGAAGGAAAGTGAAGGCACTATAAAGTTCTGTGCCATGTGGTTTGCACACTACTCTATGTATTAGACTGCACTAACCACAAGGGTTGGTAGTAGTCCAGGATAGCCTAGCCATGGTTCTAGAAGAGCTATTTTATTTACACGTAATTTCAACCACTAGTGTCCTATAGGAAAAATCCCAGAATCTGACCAGTGGGGAGGGGGAGATATGAGGTGCTACATGCTTTATTCATTACACTCAACAAGTGAACCATGTTTCATTTTCTATACCTGGCGTTTGCTGTTCTACTGGGATGAAACCTGCTAGGAAGATAGGCAGGGTTGATGTCTTAGCttgtactgctgtaacaaaagtggatgcctttaaataataaaattttgttttctcaaagttctgaggctaaaagtccaaatcaggatcttggCCATGTCAATTCTGTTCTTGTTGGTAgcccaggcatttcttggttgcatctgtcttccccaggaTGTGCTTGCTTCTGTATCCAATCTGCTCTGTTTATAAGTCAGCAGTGACtaagtttaggacacaccctacattgatatgacctcattaacatgacaaagagaaccctattcccaaatagtgctgcatccacaggtataggggttagaattccaacgcatattttggggggacatgaccATTGatataaagtaataataataaagttactgttgagttgattcggattTCGGCGACCTcttgtgtttcaaagtagaaccgtgctccactgggttttcatggctgtggcctttcagaagctcAGTGCGTAACCATTTGTCCCACCTAGGGATTCCAACAATTGATATAAGACATTTTCAATTCCTCTTTTCTATAGGACAGCTATACCAAACCCTGCCTTTTAACACTAACAGTTTACTTATACAGTAACTAAGGTAATGTACTTAAAGAAAATTTGTAGACTCCAGTGTGCTTTATATATTCTCtgtcaggaggcagcatatgttTCACAGTGAGAGCAAAGCAAGCAAGAGAGTTGACCAAATTTTTGTTACATTGTCTCCTCCACAGATCTGAGAGGAAAGGCGTTTATCTTCCCTCAAGAATCAGACACAGCCTATGTATCCCTGATCCCAAGGGTGAAGAGGCCACTGCAGAACTTCACATTGTGCCTGAAGGCCTTCACAGACCTCACCCGTCCTTACAGCCTCTTCTCCTACAGCACTCAGTCACAGGCAAATGAGCTTCTTCTTTTTGTGAACAAAATGGGAGAGTACATTCTGTACATTGGGAATGTTGGAGCCACTTTCAAGGCCCCAGAGTCACCTTATGCTCCAATCCGTGTCTGTGCCACCTGGGAGTCTGCCTCTGGAATTGCCGAACTCTGGGTGAATGGGAAACCACTGGGGAGGAAGGGTCTGAAGAAGGGGTACTCTGTGGGGGCAGAGGCAAAGATTATCTTGGGACAAGAGCAGGATTCCTTTGGGGGGAAATTTGATGCAAAACAATCTTTGGTTGGGGAGATATGGGATGTGTCTTTGTGGGACCGCGTGCTCTCCCTAAAGGAGGTGGGTGCCTCGCGTTACAATGGCAATGTACTAAATTGGCAGGCCCTGCATTATGAAGCCTCTGGATATGTGGTGATTAAGCCCAAGGTGTGGGTTTGAGCCTTGCTCTCTTCAGACATGATTTGTGTTTAGTGATAATCAAAAATATCATTTGGAATTAAATGCATTGATTTTATTAATTTCGCCTCTGTTAAGATGATGTAAATTACGTAAAGAAAACAAGGGATAGGTAGGCCCTCAACATACATGCTTTATTGTATTGTTGCAAAAATCACTTCAGGTGAATTGCACCATAATTCTCTGTAGCACCAAACTATATGTACTCAAGGAAACACACTCCTTTCAGCATTGGGTTCCAATCTTACAGTGACCTACACAGCTGTGAGGAGGTCCTATGGGGGTTCTGTATACTCAAACTCAGCAATCTATAAAGATGACATGGCATCTGAAGGGAAGGGACTTTTAAGAATGGGCTACTATAGTGAGCAGGATCCCCATAGAGATTCTCGAAATTAGCACTTCTCAGAAGCAGGGTTGTGAGAGTGTTTCCTTTGCACTTTACCCAGAAAGGACTCAGGAACCCCAGATAAGGCAAAAATAAACTTCCCTGGAAGCCCTTCTTCACACAGGCAATGTCTATAAAAACATGTATTTCCTTCTCAGTCCTTCCAACATCAGGGATTCCTAAGTCTGTTATTTGACATGCACTTCCGACGCATCTTCAATGGGGGACATTTGGACTGTTCTTAGTGGAGAGTAGAGTGATGGGTGGGAGATACGGATTGATCTCTACTTACAACAACTCTTACGGACAGAAAGACTTCTGGCAAGTTTTGCCTACTTTTTTTTCCAGACCAAATCCTAAAGTTTTTAAACTTTCTTACATATCAAGATAACCTTCCCtttaagaaaacaataaaattagGAGAACTAGAAGATTCCCAGACTCTTCTTGTCTAGAAAAATGTTTAAACCTGGAGTTTAAAATAGGCACCCAACTGTTCATAGAAAATGATCAATGTAATGATGAAGAATCAGAGAAGAATAAGGTATCAAGTAAAATTCTACATAGAAAGAAATAAATATCATTGGACTAATTTCTAGATATGAGATAGCAAGGTTAGTAAGGATGTGGGATTAAtacatttattttcaaaaagaCCTTCAGATATCCCTATGCTTGTGAATACAGTATAGCTGATGTGCTACCCCACAGAAAGCACAGATAACTACAACAAAATTCAGCTGCTGGATGTGACCATGTTCCTTACTAACCATGTGAATATATGGGTGGTCAAGACTCACCGAGGGCACAGTTCTAATgtgatcctcaacaaaattgaaaagaacAGCATTTCATAGATCTCCAAGATAGGTGAGAATCTTGAAAGCTGATAACATTTCTTTTGGAATGTTAAGGGTCCGTTACTCTTGTCACTGCCCGAAAGAGAACGTATGATAAGTGAGGAAGGTAGTTTCAACTGTGTTTTCAACACATCTGGTGTATCCACCGTGCTTTCTTTGACGTTTTAGAGCTCAGAATCTATCTGACATTTAGGTTGCTCTTTCAACCTATCACTTCAAATAAATGTTATGCAGCCTAGTTTTCTGTCATCAACAAACCGATAATAATCAGCCCCCTTGCTTATGATTCTCTACCAGCTGTCCATCTTGTGAGCTGCATCTGTCCATTTCCCTGGTGGTAACCTATGAGATTATTAGAAGATACAggagcatgattttttttttttaagagtcaaGGTAGGGAAACTCTATTTAATGCAACTTCACCACCAAATTTTGCAACTTTCTCTGTACAAAGTAGAAAAGACATGATATGATCAAATTTTTAAGCATATAGAAACTGTTCAAGGTACTGAAGATCCTAagtgagagtttttttttgcCAAAACATGGTGAAGGGCATCCCTTACCTCCTTGTTCCTCAGAGTGTATACAACAGGGTTAAGGAGTGGAGTAAAAACTGTGTAAGTCACTGATATCAGTTGGTCCTGATCTTTTGTGTCTTCTGATTTGGGCTTGAGGTAGGCAATGGAGGCACAGCCATAATGGATAATGACCACGATGAGGTGGGAGACACAAGTTGCAAAAGCCTTCTTCCGACCCTCGGCAGAGGCAATCTTGAGGATAGCAGAGATGATGAGGATGTATGAAACAAAGACCAAACCCATGGGCACCACGATAACCAATGAACTGACAATAAAATTAATGATGTCATGTATAGTGGTGTCATCACAGGAGAGTTTCATTACTGGGCGGATGTCACAGAAATAATGGGCCACCTCTCTGTCACAAAAGTGCAGTCTGAACACAGAAGAAATCTGAATTATGGCCACAAGCAGCCCAATGCTACAGGCGCCCCATACCAGCTGGGCACACACACTCTTATTCATGATGACTGTGTACCTCAAGGGGTTACAAATGGCTACATACCTGTCATACCCCATTGCTGTGAGCAGAAAGCAGTTGTTGATGGCCAAAGTTATAAAAAAGAACATCTGGGTGGCACAGCCAgccaaggagatgggttgacttAGGTCAATGAGGCCGTAGAGCATTCGTGGTACAATGACCAGTGTGTATATGGTCTCTGAAATAGATAGCATactaaggaagaagtacatggggttGTGAAGGTGACGAGCAATGGTGATGATCATCACAATGATAACATTGCCAGCCAGAGTTAAAAGGTACAaagcaaaaaataccacaaagagaGTGACCTTGTGCTCATGgaagctggagaaaccctggaaaACAAAATCACTCACCAATGTGTAGTTTTCCCTTTCCATTGAGTAAATCCCAGATCTGAAAGATGGAAACCTAGGCTGGTCAGTCAGAACACTTTAGCAGTCAGTGCTTTACACGGAAGAACCCTAGGAGAAAGAGATAATAAGGATTCTGCTGCTAGATAGATGCCAGATTAATTAGGACAACTGTTCACCCATaggtaaaagaaaaatacaaacagAAAATGATTTCAAGTATGGATATTTATGTATAAGGCTATGAAAGAATAAGTAGGGATGGGTTAGAATGGAAAGAAGGATGCCTGGGGCAAGTTAAGAATAGGCTTCCTGGTGAGTTAAAACAGATGCGTTAGGGAAAAATTGAGGCTAAAGAAGTGGGGAATGCATACTTAAATTTCAAAAGTATCTTATAGTCCCAGATTTTGTTTACCTAAACtttcgtggtgtagtggttaagtgctacagccattaaccaaaaggttggcagttcgaatccaccaggcactccttggaaaccctatggggcagttctactctgacctatagagtcactatgaatcaggatcaacttgatggcagttttttttttttttaaccataatttCAATCATCTTAAAAATCCTTCTTTCTGGGTTGTCAAAGAAGACAATGCTTCTGCACCAACCAGATATAAGTGTTTGCCTTCTCTGTGTTCCACTTGTCTGCATCTTTCATGGAGCCTTTTTCACAAATCTTTAACAGCTGCAAATCTGACTATCCTCTGTACCACCATGACCTGCTTTTAAAAACAAAGCTAAAgagcaacaataaaaacaaagcatAGTCCTCCTTTCTTCAGTACTTGACTTCTCTCCTTCTCCTCAGGAAATCTTTTAAGGACTAAAtaaccgttgctgttgagtcagttctgactcatagcgaccccatagggccaagtagaactgccccatagggtttccaaggagcggctggtggattcgaactgccaaccttttggttaacagccaagctcttaactaccatgccaacagggctccaaggacTAAATATAACCTATCAGTCCAACCCCCTATAGTGTAGTTCAAGTACTAAGTATTGttcagtaacttggtcccttaaATTATGTGTATTTCTACGCATTTTCTAGCTTGTTCTTAGACGTAAATCTGCACAGGTAGTTTACCTCACTACTAGACTCTGAACTCTCTTTTCTACTTTCTTCAGAATTTCAGAATTCTAAACTGGGTGTCTTTGGGGAAACCAGTTTGTACATCTCTGCTTCTattccctgtctgaggagttatTGGGATCAGAAAGCTCTGAACGTCAGAAAGAGAtggataataataacaataataatcccTTATACCAACAAAGCACCTATTAGTTGTAATATATTTAATATCCTCAGAACCTCATATAGTAAGCAATTATTATCCTTAACTTACAGATGGGAGATCTAAAGCTTATAGGTTAAGTGGTTTGCCCAAAGTAATAGGTCATAGAGTCAATATTTTAATTCTAAGACAAGTGTTATTTGTCCTAAATAACAACAGCCAGAGAAGCAGCATGATCACCAGTtgagaaacaaaatatattttttggtttttatttaaaataaccaATGCCTTTTCCTCAATTTGGAAACGAGTTTATGTTGAGAAAACAAATtccaactgaatttttttttaagatctgatAAATAGAGGAGACTCTTAGCATATCAGTGACAACCCATGTGCATTACCTTTGGCTCAATATTTCCACttccaataattttattttaaggaaatgatCAGAGACATGtactaaatatgtatgtatagatatatatacatatgaatatacctaatatacatgtatatatgttgttgtggttagatGCCAagaagttggctccaactcatagcaaccctatgtacaacaggatgaaacactgcccagtcctatactcaccatcgttgctatgtttgagcccgttgttgaagccattatgtcaatcctcttatcatggagggtcttctcttttttgtatatatatgtttttgtggAGATACTTATAATAGTGATGCCTGGAAACAATGTAAATGAATAATGGAATGACTAATTAAGTTATGATGTATCTATCTTACAGGAACTATGGAGCCATTACAAATTAGAAAGTGCTTAATGATGTAGAAAAATACTGTAGAGAGATAATTTTCCTTGGAGATGTGGGGATATATTAGTGTCCTTCACTGTTTTCTTTAGCTAAGATTTATTACGCATAGTAAACAAGATAAACTCCAGTCTTGTGtaagtgggaaattaatcccacctACACtaagaaggatggaaaaaaataatagtctaaaaaaaaaaaaaaaatagtctaggCTATAGGAAATAATGAATTGAGCTTGCGCAACCCTGCAATCCtatcttttttctcatttctcagGAAAATTATGACCCATCAGcacaacaaagacctgttgaGAGTGATAACGCGTGTAAAGTAGAACCACGGTAGCTAAAAACAAAACGGCTGCCACCTTTTGTGGAATCCATGTTAAAAGGAAAATCAACACtttatacaacttttttttttctctctactcTAGACCATTTGGCAAAAatacctctcccctcccccttagaaaaattaaaaatttcttctAAAGGAATAATTTTCTGACTAATCCTGACAATTAATGCTGGgtaaggggttaaaaaaaaaaatttttttttaaggggttaATCTAGTTCATTTTATTATTCAGATTTCTCCAATTCATAGCAGACcgggaaaactcaagtatttggTTGTGTTAAGTCCTTTGGATACTACTGAATCATAGAACCTTAGAGTTGGGAGGTAATTTAAAAGCACAGCATTTCTCAGAAATAGTCCTCCAAATTTTGCTTCAGTGCTTTTAATCACTGAAAATTTGTAGcatccatcttttttttaaggtactgagtttacttaaaaataaaactagaatttttaaattataaactaATATGCACTCATGGGGAAAAAATCTGTAGCAAAGGGTATAAATGGAAACGTTAGTTATCTTTACCTCTATTTTGTGTTCTCTTGTccaaataattaatttttttatttaatttatttaatttccaGAAGTTTTCTATCACACATATTTTATATCTTTTCCAATTTTACTCAAATAGAATAGACGTCACATACTAATCCAcaactagtttttttgttttttcatttaatattctATCTGGAACACTTTCCATAATAGTGCGATAGAGCTATCCCACTCTTTTCAATTCCAACagagcatagtattccattatataagTGTACTACCATCCCTTCCTGTTTTGAATGGCTTTAGTTCGTAGATAATGCTACTTTCATTATCTATCTTCCTGGAACTCACCAACCTCCACGTTATTCCACCTTCTATTTCCTCTTCAACATGATAGTATTTCAGATATTCAACGATCATTATCATGTCTCTGCTAAATTTCATGCCCTTGAATTCATTACCACAGCAAGATGAGCATGAAGAAATATGATattaatggacatgaaaagaaatacaaccaaccAAATATTAAAACCATAGATGGAGAATAGTAGGATTTTGGAAATGCACAtgacatttcattttcttttacttcTGCTAACAGCCACTCACTTCTTCTGACTTTGGCAGTAGGAAGGAGAAGGAGGCACTTCCTAGATAGTGAGCATTCAAGGGGCTGAATCTATTTGGCGAAAGCAGGTAGAAAAACCTTACTTCAAGGAGGCATTTATAACAGAAATCAAAACCCCCAAAGTGAGAAGAATCCAGCCCTCTCCGATATCAGAGAGAGAACTTCAGATGATTGTTATATTTCTTGAGTCTGGGGGCACGGTTCTTTTGGCCCAGGAAATGGCCCAGGAAAAAAATGCAGCCTCTTAAACTCCAGATTTCAGGAGCTTTggatatttattttctccaaaGAAGAGCCAATTCCTCTGCCACAAATCTCCAGAGACCTTCCCTTTGAGAATCACAAAGCGGTAAGGGATATAGAACCTGAGAGCTGGTCTCAAGGGCTTCATTAGGAACTCGGGTAACAGATGAAGGAGAAATGCTTTAATTTATCTACTGACTGTTGGGTGTTTCAGAAACTAACACTGCATTGAATTTTATTCTAGTAAACCACATGAATACTGGATAAACACATAAAGGGAAGATTCTAAATATCAGGACAAACAGAGGTTTATGGGGGCCAGGGAGTCTCCTGTCCAGTTCAGCCTGTATTAATCTTCCTTAAGTCTCATTGAGTATTCATCTCTACCTAACTTTCCCATCTGGGAAATATATCTCCCATGCTTAGAGAGGGCAGAAGACACTGTCAAACCCCTTCATTATGCTCCCCTTGATTCCTTCTCCTACCTTTCTGGATCAGAATGAACAGCAGTAGATGTCTATTCCGATATGTTTAGTTTCTGGCTTTGCACAGCCCCCTCCATCAAGACTGTCTCTGTATCTATGGGAGATATTCGAGGAGTCATTTTAGCTCTACCCTGTAAATTGCTGTAAGAATCTTCAACCCAGCCTAAGATTTTTCTTTCTGAAAGAATCCTATGTTCTTTCTGATTACAAAAGGAATATAGGTTTAATAaagaaaccaaagaaaagaaaaaataaggtaaAGTAAATCACCTATAATCCCCAACTGAGAACAACATTATTAACATTTCGGTGAATGATATTCTAACCTTGTCTATGCAttcgtatgtgtgtatgtgcttaCACAACGTACATTAAGTTTTTGTACCTGGAAGGCAGGCCAAAAGAGATTCTCTCTTTTTCAGCCAAGTGAGTGGGGTGAGGGATGTCTGTGGATTAGAATTTGGTAGCACAAGTAATTTCagcttcctttttcatttatttacttcaCTATTATATTGTATTTCCAGTTAAATTTATGGATAAATATTCTTGTGGTTAGAATAGTAGCAGGAGGATTAGAAAGTCCTATCTTTCTCA
This region includes:
- the LOC135230817 gene encoding olfactory receptor 10J1-like; the encoded protein is MERENYTLVSDFVFQGFSSFHEHKVTLFVVFFALYLLTLAGNVIIVMIITIARHLHNPMYFFLSMLSISETIYTLVIVPRMLYGLIDLSQPISLAGCATQMFFFITLAINNCFLLTAMGYDRYVAICNPLRYTVIMNKSVCAQLVWGACSIGLLVAIIQISSVFRLHFCDREVAHYFCDIRPVMKLSCDDTTIHDIINFIVSSLVIVVPMGLVFVSYILIISAILKIASAEGRKKAFATCVSHLIVVIIHYGCASIAYLKPKSEDTKDQDQLISVTYTVFTPLLNPVVYTLRNKEVRDALHHVLAKKNSHLGSSVP
- the LOC100671198 gene encoding mucosal pentraxin-like → MEKLLLGVLFPTILSGAVTHSDLRGKAFIFPQESDTAYVSLIPRVKRPLQNFTLCLKAFTDLTRPYSLFSYSTQSQANELLLFVNKMGEYILYIGNVGATFKAPESPYAPIRVCATWESASGIAELWVNGKPLGRKGLKKGYSVGAEAKIILGQEQDSFGGKFDAKQSLVGEIWDVSLWDRVLSLKEVGASRYNGNVLNWQALHYEASGYVVIKPKVWV